ATATTCCTACCCATGATGACCTTGGTCTTGAGCTTTATCGGGGCCGGTCTTTTGTTCATCGTCTGGAAATTCATCGGATCGAAAGAATCCTTTGAAGTGGCCTATCGCTGCGTCGCGTATGCGTCCGCGCTTTTTCCCATTTCGGCCATCGCCGGCATGATTCCGTATCTTGGCTCGATTGTCGGGATTGTCTGGTGGACGTATCTCATGATTGTGGCCAGCATTGAAGTCCACCATCTTCCGCCCCAAACGGCCTATGTCGTGCTGGGCATCATTGGGTTCTTTTTTGTCGTGACGAATCTCAGCAGCGAGATTGCGGCAAGACGATTGGCTACTGAATTCGAACAGTATGGGGGAAGTGTCAAGCAGCTCGAAGAGCTGTCTCCCGAGGAAGCCGGTGAAGCCGTCGGAAAATTTTTAAAGGGCCTTGAAAAATCCAGACAGGAACCATAGCAAGGGCTCTTGGCTTCGTATTCTGGCCGAGGTCCGACCCCTCATCGAGGTAAAGACAAGGCATTGATTTTTCAACACCCCTACAGAATTTCTAATGGACCGTGGTTTTTTCAATCCTTACTGAGGTGACATGATGATCGGACGAATTGAAAGCTTCGACCAATTGCTGGCTGAAGGGTTTACTGAACTCCGGCTCCGGTTAAAAGAGAAGGTGAGGAGCGGCAAGCTCTCACGCGAACAGTCGACAGATGTTTTGGCCCTGGTGCAGGACCTGAATTTTCCAGCGCTGATCATGTTTTTAGCAAAAGGAAGCGATTCGCGAGCGAGCGGCAAGGCGATGAAATCCTCCACATTCGACATCCATGACTCGAAAGCGATTCGCGCAGCGTTAAAAAGAATTCCCCTA
The genomic region above belongs to Nitrospirales bacterium and contains:
- a CDS encoding YIP1 family protein, with the translated sequence MSEASPKDNQPLATAILEDVVTLLTNPVSFYRRMPKTGGYGDPILFLMVIAVITAVMMAIFSLFGLGTVGEAMAVGFGGIIFLPMMTLVLSFIGAGLLFIVWKFIGSKESFEVAYRCVAYASALFPISAIAGMIPYLGSIVGIVWWTYLMIVASIEVHHLPPQTAYVVLGIIGFFFVVTNLSSEIAARRLATEFEQYGGSVKQLEELSPEEAGEAVGKFLKGLEKSRQEP